A part of Candidatus Hydrogenedentota bacterium genomic DNA contains:
- the thrC gene encoding threonine synthase codes for MLNRGVIERYRAHMPVRATTRIITLNEGSTPLIPAPGLAKAIHPRLEILLKYEGLNPTGSFKDRGMTMAITKAVEDGFQGVICASTGNTSASAAAYAARAGIKCIVLIPEGKIALGKLSQAMIHGARVVQIKGNFDNALQLVRSIASAHAIALVNSVNPFRIEGQKSGAFEIVDDLDGYAPDCHALPVGNAGNISAYWKGYKEYFAAGKAKNRPKMLGFQAAGAAPIVLGKPVEDPQTFATAIRIGNPASWKTAVEARDESGGVIGMVTDHQIREAYKMLAATEGVFAEPASAASIAGLIKLAQNGYFDAMKPIVGDRIRVACVLTGHGLKDPDSAIKAAAETVTVEPTEEAVLEAIGIGEPSLAGV; via the coding sequence ATGCTGAACAGGGGCGTCATCGAACGTTATCGCGCACACATGCCCGTCAGGGCAACGACGCGCATTATCACGCTCAATGAAGGTTCGACGCCTCTCATCCCGGCGCCCGGTCTTGCCAAGGCAATTCACCCGCGGCTCGAGATCCTGTTGAAATACGAGGGACTGAACCCAACCGGATCGTTCAAGGATCGCGGCATGACGATGGCCATCACGAAGGCGGTCGAGGACGGTTTCCAGGGCGTCATCTGCGCCTCGACCGGCAACACGTCGGCCTCGGCGGCGGCGTACGCGGCACGGGCGGGCATCAAGTGCATCGTGCTGATTCCGGAGGGTAAAATCGCGCTGGGCAAACTGTCGCAGGCGATGATTCACGGCGCGCGCGTCGTCCAGATCAAGGGCAATTTCGACAACGCGCTCCAGTTGGTTCGTTCGATCGCGTCGGCACATGCCATCGCGCTCGTAAACAGCGTCAACCCGTTTCGAATCGAAGGCCAGAAATCCGGCGCGTTCGAGATTGTGGACGACCTCGACGGCTATGCGCCGGATTGCCATGCGCTCCCGGTCGGCAACGCCGGCAATATCTCGGCATACTGGAAGGGCTACAAGGAATACTTCGCGGCGGGCAAGGCCAAGAACAGGCCCAAAATGCTCGGGTTCCAAGCCGCCGGCGCCGCGCCGATCGTCCTGGGCAAGCCCGTCGAGGATCCCCAAACGTTTGCAACGGCGATCCGGATTGGAAATCCGGCGAGTTGGAAAACCGCCGTTGAGGCCCGCGACGAATCCGGCGGCGTCATCGGCATGGTCACCGACCACCAGATCCGCGAAGCCTACAAGATGCTCGCGGCGACCGAAGGCGTCTTCGCCGAACCGGCCAGCGCGGCCAGCATCGCCGGTCTGATCAAACTCGCGCAAAACGGTTATTTCGATGCGATGAAGCCGATTGTCGGCGACCGCATCCGCGTGGCGTGCGTGCTGACCGGCCACGGACTCAAGGATCCTGACAGCGCGATCAAGGCCGCCGCGGAAACCGTCACGGTCGAACCCACGGAAGAAGCGGTCCTGGAAGCCATCGGCATCGGCGAACCCTCACTTGCGGGAGTGTAG
- a CDS encoding polyphenol oxidase family protein — protein sequence MVRFKELERLGVALAVMTDITDGDCGMRGSDSETCRESLAADSAGNRMRVCAACGIRPEDLVCGMQVHGTQIAVAGEADRGRGFRKGLLAFPGTDGLITLVKNLPLALFVADCVPVFIADPISGSVGLVHAGREGTLHGIAALAIQRMMQIPGTQPRTFHALIGPSAGPCCYEVDPLRAKEFAAAGLPVRGRYLDLWQANAIQLAGTGVPASNIMVSGVCTICSGRYHSHRRTADGSRNMALISA from the coding sequence ATGGTGCGATTCAAGGAACTGGAACGTTTGGGCGTGGCGCTGGCGGTTATGACGGACATAACCGACGGAGATTGCGGAATGCGGGGATCGGATAGTGAAACCTGTCGGGAATCGTTGGCCGCCGATAGCGCGGGGAACAGGATGCGCGTATGCGCCGCGTGCGGAATTCGCCCGGAAGACCTCGTGTGCGGCATGCAGGTTCACGGCACGCAAATCGCCGTGGCCGGTGAAGCCGACCGGGGACGCGGCTTTCGGAAGGGATTGCTGGCGTTTCCGGGAACGGATGGACTCATTACACTTGTAAAGAATTTACCCCTTGCTCTGTTTGTTGCCGACTGTGTGCCGGTCTTCATCGCCGATCCGATTTCCGGTTCGGTTGGCTTGGTGCATGCCGGACGCGAAGGCACGTTGCACGGCATCGCCGCGCTGGCAATCCAGCGTATGATGCAAATTCCGGGCACCCAACCAAGGACCTTCCATGCCCTTATCGGCCCCTCGGCCGGACCCTGCTGCTACGAAGTCGATCCATTGAGGGCCAAGGAATTTGCCGCAGCCGGTCTTCCTGTTCGTGGACGTTATCTGGATCTCTGGCAGGCCAATGCCATACAACTGGCGGGGACGGGCGTGCCTGCTTCGAACATCATGGTTTCGGGTGTGTGCACTATCTGCTCAGGCCGATACCACTCGCATCGCCGGACGGCGGACGGTTCTCGCAATATGGCGCTGATATCGGCATAA
- a CDS encoding ABC transporter substrate-binding protein, protein MARVLILFAGIVAVLAGLHSLTGMPPRSTAGKTVITFWQPWPGDQGDELRRLIALFNRAHPSIEVRTLYVPHNPASNQKLFLSISAGIPPDCTIVGGPQVCEWAARGALEPLDTLMARFGVRNGDYWEPCARQCQFRGKTYGLTYCADPNFALLWNRSVFREAGLLENGPPKTIEELDRLARQLTQRDAKGRLKRIGFIPWSVFGFPNSIFTWGWAFGGEFYDEKRERLVCGENPGVLEAMRWMKSYADEYGFEAINSFSEGFGDEADSPFIRGKIAMAAGHISNLRLFEKYAPNLDYGVAPFPYPEKMGSDHSAWVGGWCVGIPRGSRHPEAAFEFMKWLCSSPEMGKSMVQTTGQFPGYRHSSALELAEDNPPMALFLDILRTARHQRPVMPAQGYFMGVLDHAVSDVLNGLKSPEQALMDAQNDTQKELNRVLERLE, encoded by the coding sequence ATGGCGCGAGTGCTGATACTGTTTGCGGGAATTGTGGCGGTTCTGGCAGGTTTGCATTCCCTGACCGGCATGCCGCCGCGTTCAACCGCGGGCAAGACCGTTATCACGTTCTGGCAGCCGTGGCCGGGCGATCAAGGCGATGAACTGCGCCGGCTGATTGCGTTGTTCAATCGCGCCCATCCGTCAATCGAGGTGCGCACACTGTATGTGCCGCACAATCCGGCATCAAACCAGAAATTGTTCCTCTCGATTAGCGCAGGCATTCCGCCGGATTGCACCATCGTGGGCGGTCCGCAAGTTTGCGAATGGGCGGCGCGCGGCGCGCTCGAACCCCTCGATACGCTGATGGCGCGTTTCGGGGTTCGTAACGGGGATTACTGGGAACCATGCGCCCGGCAGTGTCAATTCCGCGGGAAAACCTATGGATTGACCTATTGCGCCGACCCGAATTTCGCGCTGTTGTGGAACCGGTCCGTTTTCCGGGAGGCGGGGCTGCTGGAGAACGGTCCGCCGAAGACGATTGAGGAACTGGATCGCCTGGCGAGGCAATTGACGCAGCGCGATGCAAAGGGACGCCTCAAGCGCATCGGTTTCATTCCGTGGAGCGTCTTCGGGTTTCCGAACTCGATATTCACATGGGGCTGGGCTTTTGGAGGCGAATTTTACGATGAAAAGCGCGAGCGGCTGGTCTGCGGCGAGAATCCGGGCGTCTTGGAAGCCATGCGCTGGATGAAGTCCTACGCGGACGAATACGGATTCGAGGCCATCAACAGTTTTTCGGAAGGTTTCGGCGATGAGGCGGACAGTCCGTTTATCCGGGGCAAGATTGCCATGGCGGCGGGACACATCTCCAATTTGCGGCTTTTTGAAAAGTATGCGCCCAACCTCGATTATGGCGTGGCGCCTTTTCCCTATCCCGAAAAGATGGGTTCGGATCACAGCGCGTGGGTGGGGGGGTGGTGCGTGGGTATTCCCCGCGGCTCCCGCCATCCGGAAGCCGCGTTTGAATTCATGAAGTGGTTGTGCTCCAGCCCGGAGATGGGCAAATCCATGGTCCAGACCACGGGCCAGTTTCCCGGTTACCGCCACAGTTCCGCCCTGGAACTGGCCGAAGACAACCCACCCATGGCCCTGTTTCTTGACATACTCCGAACCGCACGGCATCAGCGTCCCGTGATGCCCGCCCAGGGCTATTTCATGGGCGTGCTCGATCATGCCGTAAGCGATGTGTTGAACGGACTGAAATCGCCCGAACAAGCCCTCATGGATGCGCAGAACGACACGCAAAAGGAGTTGAACCGGGTGTTGGAACGATTGGAATAA
- the lipB gene encoding lipoyl(octanoyl) transferase LipB, with protein sequence MHRFPLHSAMDKTFDIIRLPGYVPYADALRLQYERRAAVEAGQALNAIFLLEHAPVITLGRSAHAENLLLSREELLRRGIAVHDTDRGGDVTYHGPGQMVAYPILNLTIWNLAIWPYLRSLEDVLIRQLTRYGLDAGRMEGLTGVWVNGAKVAAIGIGVHHTVTFHGVALNVNPDMEHFRYIVPCGIGDKPVASLASLLPATPSMDQAMDDFVDAFADVFQARARR encoded by the coding sequence ATGCATCGCTTCCCGCTTCACTCTGCGATGGACAAGACATTCGATATCATCCGCTTGCCTGGATACGTTCCCTACGCGGACGCCCTTCGCCTGCAATACGAACGCCGTGCGGCGGTGGAGGCCGGCCAGGCGCTCAACGCGATCTTCCTGCTCGAACATGCCCCCGTCATCACCTTGGGCCGAAGCGCTCATGCGGAAAACCTCCTGCTCTCGAGAGAGGAATTGCTGCGCCGAGGCATCGCGGTGCATGATACGGATCGCGGCGGCGACGTCACTTATCACGGCCCCGGACAGATGGTCGCCTATCCCATTCTGAACCTCACGATCTGGAACCTGGCCATCTGGCCGTATTTGCGCTCGCTGGAAGACGTGCTGATCCGCCAACTTACCCGCTACGGTCTCGACGCGGGCCGCATGGAAGGGCTGACCGGCGTGTGGGTGAACGGCGCGAAAGTCGCGGCCATCGGAATCGGCGTTCACCATACGGTAACGTTCCACGGCGTCGCTCTGAACGTCAATCCGGACATGGAACACTTCCGCTACATCGTTCCGTGCGGCATCGGCGACAAGCCCGTCGCATCGCTGGCTTCGCTTTTGCCGGCAACGCCGTCCATGGATCAAGCGATGGACGACTTCGTTGACGCCTTCGCGGACGTGTTTCAAGCCCGCGCTCGCCGGTAA
- the pilM gene encoding type IV pilus assembly protein PilM, with translation MLFSKPKKAVGIDIGAHCVKAVQMSRSGRRLHVDGAGMALVDRNLVNTDPVAAHATAVRDALRTIFLAQSLVVGALPGQTVVIRYPRLPDMPEDRIGAAIEKEASQHIPYDLSEVFLDWSLLERVTEGNDRLLKVLLVAARHEVIDSRVQIASAAEIQYGILSVDSLALADAAECCGFLKTGETVALVNIGLTSASIHFVKDGVSNFIRDVNWGAREFIQAIVRARRCDYEQAEKLLCAAAEESESKPETPSAAPETEEPKPASNASLLDPFEDEFEMAPKTPAPAAPSLDSDKPVQDLLATPLNKLVAELRRSLDFYEHELYETPIDRMILSGGVAHLPIVRLTLEEELALSRVDVANPTESALTFGNGSTMGVLFEHPAQFMVAIGLAARGMAEL, from the coding sequence TTGCTGTTCAGTAAGCCCAAAAAGGCAGTCGGCATTGATATAGGCGCCCATTGCGTGAAAGCCGTGCAGATGTCGCGTTCGGGCCGCCGCCTGCATGTGGATGGCGCGGGCATGGCGTTGGTGGACCGCAACTTGGTCAATACCGATCCCGTTGCGGCGCACGCAACAGCCGTCCGCGATGCCTTGCGCACGATATTTCTTGCCCAGAGTCTGGTCGTTGGGGCTTTGCCCGGGCAGACCGTGGTGATTCGATATCCACGCTTGCCGGACATGCCGGAAGATCGCATAGGCGCGGCCATTGAAAAAGAGGCATCCCAGCACATTCCATACGATTTGTCGGAAGTTTTTCTCGATTGGAGCCTGCTGGAACGGGTGACCGAGGGCAACGATCGTCTTTTGAAAGTCTTGTTGGTGGCGGCACGCCATGAAGTGATAGATTCGCGCGTTCAGATTGCGTCAGCCGCCGAAATCCAGTACGGCATTCTGTCGGTTGATTCGCTGGCTTTGGCGGATGCGGCGGAATGTTGCGGATTTCTGAAGACCGGCGAGACCGTGGCGTTGGTCAACATCGGCCTTACGTCGGCAAGCATCCATTTTGTGAAGGATGGCGTGTCCAATTTCATACGCGACGTCAACTGGGGGGCGCGCGAGTTCATTCAGGCAATCGTTCGTGCGCGCCGGTGCGATTACGAGCAGGCCGAGAAATTGCTATGCGCGGCTGCGGAGGAATCGGAATCAAAGCCAGAAACGCCGTCGGCTGCGCCCGAAACGGAGGAACCCAAACCGGCATCGAACGCGTCGCTGCTTGATCCCTTTGAGGATGAATTCGAGATGGCGCCGAAAACGCCCGCCCCCGCCGCGCCCTCGCTGGATTCCGACAAACCGGTCCAGGATCTTCTGGCCACACCGCTGAACAAACTGGTCGCCGAACTGCGACGTTCGCTCGATTTCTACGAACATGAATTGTACGAAACGCCCATTGATCGGATGATTCTAAGCGGCGGGGTGGCGCATCTACCGATCGTGCGCCTTACCCTCGAAGAAGAACTGGCCCTCAGTCGGGTGGACGTGGCCAATCCCACGGAGAGCGCGTTGACGTTTGGCAACGGGTCCACCATGGGCGTTCTGTTTGAGCATCCAGCCCAGTTTATGGTCGCCATAGGCTTGGCGGCAAGGGGGATGGCGGAATTATGA